In Actinoplanes derwentensis, the following proteins share a genomic window:
- a CDS encoding GNAT family N-acetyltransferase, translating into MIATMAAEIRPWRRADLSLLRAAAGSFSAQTLTARFLTGTCVLPTAYLHQLEQAEHLIEVAFVDGTPVGVAECVGCEIAVFVADEWQRRGIGTGLVRALLDRCAASGMTRVSALSAAGNTAVAALLGLDRGAAFQPGDWRLSSSAGQGVRQYVLER; encoded by the coding sequence ATGATCGCGACGATGGCCGCCGAGATCAGGCCGTGGCGGCGTGCTGATCTGTCCCTGCTCCGGGCGGCGGCCGGCTCGTTCTCCGCACAGACCCTGACCGCTCGTTTCCTGACCGGCACGTGTGTGCTCCCCACGGCCTATCTGCACCAGCTGGAGCAGGCCGAGCATCTGATCGAGGTGGCGTTCGTGGACGGGACGCCGGTGGGTGTCGCGGAATGTGTCGGCTGCGAGATCGCGGTCTTCGTCGCCGACGAGTGGCAGCGCCGGGGCATCGGCACCGGCCTGGTCCGCGCTCTGCTGGACCGGTGCGCGGCGTCCGGGATGACCCGGGTGTCCGCGCTGTCCGCCGCCGGCAACACGGCCGTGGCAGCCCTGCTGGGGCTGGATCGCGGCGCCGCGTTCCAGCCGGGCGACTGGCGGTTGTCGTCCTCGGCGGGGCAGGGCGTCCGGCAGTACGTCCTCGAGCGCTGA
- a CDS encoding pyridoxamine 5'-phosphate oxidase family protein: MPYRYLNALETPSVEAAQREYGSHTAMRRLIAGYDTGTEIGDDEAAFIAERDTFYLGTVGESGWPYVQHRGGPPGFLRVLSPTLLGWADYRGNRQYVSVGNLGSSAKVSLLLMDYPLQRRLKILGEARVVDARRPDAADLVALVSTPDYRAYIERVITVEVHAFDWNCPQHITPRWTQDELAPALEKLQNELADLRETNQRLRRELGAPPA; encoded by the coding sequence GTGCCATACCGCTACCTGAACGCGCTCGAAACACCCTCGGTCGAAGCCGCGCAACGGGAGTACGGCAGCCACACCGCGATGCGGCGCCTGATCGCCGGATACGACACCGGTACCGAAATCGGCGACGACGAGGCCGCGTTCATCGCCGAGCGCGACACCTTCTACCTCGGGACCGTCGGCGAGAGCGGCTGGCCGTACGTCCAGCACCGGGGCGGGCCGCCCGGATTCCTGCGGGTGCTGAGCCCGACCCTGCTCGGCTGGGCCGACTACCGCGGGAACCGGCAGTACGTGTCGGTCGGCAACCTCGGATCGTCCGCGAAGGTGTCGCTGCTGCTGATGGACTACCCGCTGCAGCGCCGGCTCAAGATCCTCGGCGAGGCCCGGGTGGTCGACGCCCGGCGTCCCGACGCGGCCGATCTGGTGGCGCTGGTCAGCACCCCGGACTATCGCGCGTACATCGAACGGGTGATCACCGTCGAGGTGCACGCCTTCGACTGGAACTGCCCGCAGCACATCACCCCGCGATGGACGCAGGACGAGCTCGCCCCCGCGCTGGAGAAGCTGCAGAACGAGCTGGCGGATCTGCGGGAGACCAACCAGCGGCTGCGCCGGGAACTCGGCGCGCCACCTGCCTGA
- a CDS encoding peptidase inhibitor family I36 protein — protein MNLLNRRIATVGASIAVALTGSLVAISSPASAAYACPAKQVCLYEDYNQQGSPATLAGLVQGAGGVGYFWDHKFHNGVNLNDKASSVHNNTSQWVRVYENNNFGGRSTFVAPYAKTNFTGGNAQVRNDQASSARFEEPCQPNEPWCV, from the coding sequence GTGAATCTGTTGAACAGGCGTATCGCCACCGTGGGCGCGAGTATCGCCGTGGCCCTGACCGGCTCGCTCGTCGCGATCTCCTCGCCCGCTTCGGCCGCCTACGCCTGCCCGGCGAAGCAGGTCTGCCTCTACGAGGACTACAACCAGCAGGGCAGCCCGGCCACGCTGGCCGGGCTGGTCCAGGGCGCCGGTGGGGTCGGCTACTTCTGGGACCACAAGTTCCACAACGGCGTGAACCTCAACGACAAGGCGTCGTCGGTCCACAACAACACCAGCCAGTGGGTACGGGTCTACGAGAACAACAACTTCGGCGGCCGGTCGACATTCGTCGCGCCGTACGCGAAGACCAATTTCACCGGCGGCAACGCCCAGGTTCGCAACGACCAGGCTTCCTCGGCCCGGTTCGAGGAGCCCTGCCAGCCGAACGAACCGTGGTGTGTCTGA